The following proteins come from a genomic window of Musa acuminata AAA Group cultivar baxijiao chromosome BXJ1-7, Cavendish_Baxijiao_AAA, whole genome shotgun sequence:
- the LOC135679674 gene encoding tetraspanin-15-like: MAAEAAKPHPPGGTSKLVGPLAIVAYLLSLPVLAFGIWLVSTRDYDCEDLLREPNVRVSVGVGLLLVFAISNFVVYYGDRVLMPGHMVLSVALVVMLTAGLSLVGTYRMEARGLPGSPLWLRNRVMRAETWNEVKTCLYGDMICEDLAYRTIQFTSHDFSLTKLSALECVLLS, encoded by the exons ATGGCCGCCGAGGCTGCTAAACCCCACCCCCCCGGCGGCACGAGCAAGCTGGTCGGCCCCCTCGCCATCGTCGCCTACCTGCTCTCCCTCCCGGTGCTGGCGTTCGGCATCTGGCTCGTGAGCACCCGCGACTACGACTGCGAGGACCTGCTGCGGGAGCCCAACGTCCGCGTCTCCGTCGGCGTCGGCCTCCTTCTCGTGTTCGCCATCAGCAACTTCGTGGTGTACTACGGCGACAGGGTGCTGATGCCGGGCCACATGGTGCTCTCGGTGGCGCTCGTGGTGATGCTCACCGCGGGGCTGTCGCTCGTCGGCACCTACAGGATGGAGGCACGCGGCCTGCCGGGGTCGCCGCTGTGGCTCCGCAACCGCGTCATGCGAGCCGAGACGTGGAATGAGGTCAAGACCTGCCTCTATGGCGATATGATATGCGAAGACTTGGCCTACCGAACCATCCAATTCACTTCGCATGATTTCAGCTTGACGAAGTTATCTGCACTCGAG TGCGTTTTATTATCTTGA
- the LOC103991950 gene encoding UDP-glucuronate 4-epimerase 1, giving the protein MMMRVFEDELFPSTPGKVKIERTHAANRQLHRCFASTSTLFLWALLLIALTASYLSFQSFVDTSSRYFTASWGGLHWERQIRASAAVRREDGIAVLVTGAAGFVGTHVSLALRRRGDGVVGLDNFNAYYDPSLKKARKALLASHGVFVVEGDVNDARLLAKLFDTVPFTHVMHLAAQAGVRYAIENPASYVHSNVAGLVTLLEACKSADPQPSVVWASSSSVYGLNDKVPFSELDGTDRPASLYAATKKAGEEITHCYNHIYGLSITGLRFFTVYGPWGRPDMAYFSFTRNILQGKPITVFRGRDGTDLARDFTYIDDVVKGCVAALDTAEASTGSGGRKRSPAQYRIFNLGNTSPVTVPALVGILERHLKVKAKKNVAEMPGNGDVPFTHANISLARAELGYKPTTNLETGLKKFVKWYLSYYGYSRRVGNKS; this is encoded by the coding sequence ATGATGATGAGGGTGTTCGAGGACGAGCTGTTCCCGTCGACGCCGGGGAAGGTGAAGATAGAGCGGACCCATGCGGCGAACAGGCAGCTCCACCGCTGCTTCGCCTCTACGAGCACTCTCTTCCTGTGGGCGCTCCTCCTTATCGCCCTCACTGCCTCCTACCTCAGCTTCCAGAGCTTCGTCGACACCTCCTCCCGCTACTTCACCGCCTCCTGGGGCGGCCTACACTGGGAGCGCCAGATCCGCGCCTCCGCGGCCGTTCGCCGCGAAGATGGGATCGCCGTTCTCGTCACCGGCGCCGCGGGGTTCGTCGGTACGCACGTGTCCCTCGCCCTACGGCGGCGCGGCGACGGAGTGGTCGGCCTCGATAACTTTAACGCCTATTATGATCCTTCCCTCAAGAAGGCCCGTAaggcgctgctcgcctcccacggGGTGTTCGTCGTGGAGGGCGACGTCAACGATGCCCGCCTCCTGGCCAAGCTGTTCGACACGGTGCCCTTCACCCACGTGATGCACCTCGCCGCCCAAGCCGGCGTCCGCTACGCCATCGAGAACCCGGCCTCCTACGTCCACAGCAACGTCGCCGGCCTCGTCACCCTCTTGGAAGCTTGCAAGTCCGCTGATCCCCAGCCCTCCGTCGTgtgggcctcctcctcctctgtctaCGGCCTCAATGACAAGGTCCCCTTCTCGGAGTTGGACGGCACCGACCGCCCAGCCTCCCTATACGCCGCCACCAAGAAGGCCGGTGAGGAGATCACCCATTGTTATAACCACATTTACGGCCTCTCCATCACTGGGCTTCGCTTCTTCACCGTCTACGGGCCCTGGGGCCGCCCGGACATGGCCTACTTCTCCTTCACTCGCAATATCCTCCAAGGGAAGCCCATCACAGTCTTCCGTGGCCGTGACGGCACCGATCTCGCCCGCGATTTCACCTACATCGACGACGTCGTCAAGGGGTGCGTAGCGGCGCTGGACACGGCGGAGGCGAGCACAGGCAGCGGCGGCCGGAAGCGGAGTCCGGCGCAGTACCGGATCTTTAACCTGGGGAACACATCGCCGGTGACGGTGCCGGCGTTGGTGGGGATCCTCGAGCGGCACCTCAAGGTGAAGGCGAAGAAGAACGTGGCGGAGATGCCGGGCAACGGGGATGTGCCCTTCACGCACGCCAACATCAGCTTGGCGCGCGCCGAGCTCGGCTACAAGCCGACCACAAATCTAGAGACCGGGCTCAAGAAATTTGTGAAGTGGTACCTTTCTTACTACGGATACAGCCGAAGAGTAGGAAACAAGAGCTAG